From the genome of Portunus trituberculatus isolate SZX2019 chromosome 5, ASM1759143v1, whole genome shotgun sequence:
GTTTTTCACCCACCGCCTCTCGTGAGCTCTCTTCACACGCTTAGCTACGGTGATATCATTGTTATGCCAAGGATGACTAGGCCTAACATAAACGCTACGCGTACTCAGAGGGGCATGAATATCCAATAGTTTTCTTAAAACAGAGTTATATTGGTCGACCATGCTCTCAACAGTATTGTCAACCGACATTTCATGACAAAGCGGGGACGAAACTATGTCCAGACGGAATTGCGCGACATCAGTGTCAGAGATCCGCCGAAAAGTCACCATTTTTCGTGGTGCGGAGGGCTTTATTAAAGAAAGTGAACAATGTACAGCACAATGGTCAGAAATGAACTCACCAGGAAATACTTTGTTAACTGCGACAGAATCCTTGAGACGAGAGATAACGAGATCAAGAGTATGACCCAAACTGTGAGTAGCAAAGTTAACATGTTGTATAAGGGATGAAGACGAAAGGATATCAGTAAAGCGGGAgacaccactcccaccacaatGATCAACATGTATATTAAAATCAccgataataaaaatagaatgtTGGACATTTAAGAGAATCAGAAAAATCTTCAAAATCTAAAAGAAATTGCGAAAGAGGCTCTGGACGTTGTGGTCTATAAATAGTTGTAAGAGAAAGTGTTGTGCCAGAAATGACTAGATTTAGATATAAAACCTCAAAACTACGGTAGTGACGCACCCAACCAACTTTGTGACTAACTGTAGAGCGTAGTACAACCACCAGACCACCCCCACGATGCTGACTACAGCGATCCTTCCTTAGGGCAACATAACCCACCGGAACAAGATCAACAAGTTTCTGAGTATCATTATCAAGAAGCCAAGTCTCAGTTATACAAAATATATCCAAGTCATTGTCTAGAATATAATgatatagtagtaatattagtaatagtagtaccagtagtagtaatagtaatagtagtaatagcagtggtaatagtagtagtagtagtagtagtagtaatactagtagtagtagtagtagtagtaggagtagcaccaccaccaccaccaccatcacgaacaGCTGATAaggtaaacaaatgaaaaaaacacgaaggaacAAGTTCAAatacccctcctcccctctctctctctctctctctctctctctctctctctctctctctctctctctctctcagtctgtctGATAAGGTGGAGCAATAATTTAAGAGTTTATTGAAAAGGTGacattggtggagagagagagagagagagagagagagagagagagagagagagtgggtagggGGGAGCAGGAAGCAagtgaaaatgataaatagtGGACAGAATTTGCAGTAtattgataagaaaagaaagatttatatgactctctctctctctctctctctctctctctctctctctctctctctaacacttaaaagggaaaacaataagaaggagaaagagaaagagaagaggaaagaataaatgtgagagagagagagagagagagagagagagagagagagagagagagagagagagagagagagaacaaaaggggaagcaaatataatgaaatagagaaaaagtaaaataacaaaaggggagagagagagagagagagagagagagagagagagagagagagagagagagagagagagagagagagaggtccctgGCAGCCTTACAGGTTGTTGAAGGAAGAGTAACGTTTGGCACCGTCACCCTCCCCCTCCAGGAACACATACGAATCCTTGGAATAGACTTGGACCGAGGGCTACGCTTCGACCGCCACCTGAAACACGTCGCCCACCAAGCCTCCCTACGTGTCACAGCCCTGCGTAGAGTAGCTCAACACCTGGACAAGCGTGGGATACAGCTACTCTACAAGGCACAGGTCAGGCCTTACCTGGAGTACGGGACACTGACTTGGATGTCCAGCGCAGCCACACACCTGCAGAGACTCGAGAGGGTGGAGCGGCGTGTTCTGCGGCTGTTAGAGGACGACAACCTCCAGCCACCCACACAGGCAGCGCCGCTGGACCCCCTGGAGCACCGCCGGGATGTTGCTGCGCTTGTGGTGTTCCACAAGACACAAATACAAGAAGTGTCGCACCTGGCAAGGCTGAGGCTCCCCCCTCGAGATGCTGTGAGAgacacgagaacggtgctctcCAGCCTCGAGCAGGTCAAGGTGCCCAGGTCACGCGCCAGCCAACACCAGAGAACCTTTGTGTCGAGAGTCTCGCGCCTTTGGAACATATTCACCGCGACAGTGCCCTCAGTGCGTGAGATGTCAACACAGCGTGTGAAAGTGGCGGCTCACAGGTGGAGAGGGACACTCCCTACGCCACTGCTGGTGTAAACTGTCGCAAAGCAGGCTTTTTAAATAGAGCCACGAGAAAAAAGTGGTTCTTTAAGCCAAGCGCAAGTATGCATAGACAATACACGAACATACCAACCATTTCTATGTACTACGAGGCATTGTGACCTTTTATGTATACTTCGTGATGCtgtaaagtttaaataaaaagagagagagagagagagagagagagagagagagagagagagagagttgacataGCACTTTAAAGAACCAGAAaacatttttattgtattttctcacttatacctctctctctctctctctctctctctctctctctctctctctctctctctctctctctctctcttctttttctttctttctttttatttctctctcgttttattttaCCTATTGACTttcaatgactctctctctctctctctctctctctctctctctctctctctctctctctctctctctccttttcacttttcctctcttttctttcctatatctaatctcactcctctttctccaccaccaccaccacctcctccccctcctcctcctccccctcctcctcctcttcttcctagtgAAGATTAGCAAACAGTTTCATTATCGCCTGACtgtgataacacacacacacacacacacacacacacacacacacacacacacacacacacacacacacacacacacacacactgatctttCGAGGTAGAGATAAGGAATAGAGATAgcttcattaactctctctctctctctctctctctctctctctctctctctctctctctctctctctctctctctctcttttgtttatttcatttatttatctatttttttcaaggttgtgataatgatggtggtggtggtggtggtggtggtggtggtggtggtggtggtggtggtggtgttggtggtggaggagtaggaggaggaggaggaggaggataattaaTTGGTCACGGAAGtaatcagggagagagagagagagagagagagagagagagagagagagagagagagagagagagagagagagagagagagagagagagagagagagaaagacagagagaatgaatgaatgaatgaatgaaaacaggaataagaagaaaaagaagaaaaagaagaacacctccaccaccaccaccaccaccaccaccaccaccaccaccaccaccaccaccaccacctgatatATTGAAAGGCAGGTTAATGAAATCACGCcttcctgattctctctctctctctctctctctctctctctctctctctctctctctctctctctctctctctctctttcctctattttctttattttcctttttaattaaacacttgagagagagagagagagagagagagagagagagagagagagagagagagagagggaggaagaggaagaaaagaagaggaggaggaaaaagaagaacaagaacaagaggaggaggaggaggaggaggaggaggaggaggaggaggaggaggaagatagtttTACTAGAGATACTTTTTacatacacctctctctctctctctctctctctgtgtgtgtgtgtgtgtgtgtgtgtgtgtgtgtgtgtgtgtctaaaactaggatcaaaacacacacacacacacacacacacacacacacacacacacacacacacacacacacacacatgcaaaaccaaactatcagaaaattCCACAatatttcgctttttttttctcttattttctcgttCGCCTCCGTGACTTTCATTACACAGGTGAGCCAAGAATTGTGACACTTTTAGACTATTGTGAAAAATGTGCTTGTATTCTCACTTTGTTTCGTTCATGTGTTGcaaatgtgtctctctctctctctctctggtggggtggtagtagtagtagtagtagtagtggtggtggtggtggtagtagtagtggtggtggtagtagtagtagtagtagtagtagtagtagtagtagtagtagtagtagtagtagtggtagtagtagtagtagtgacagtggtagtggtggtggtagtagtagtagtaatggtagtagtagtggtggtggtggtggtagtagtagtagtagtagtagtag
Proteins encoded in this window:
- the LOC123515009 gene encoding uncharacterized protein LOC123515009, which gives rise to MVRNELTRKYFVNCDRILETRDNEIKSMTQTEHIRILGIDLDRGLRFDRHLKHVAHQASLRVTALRRVAQHLDKRGIQLLYKAQVRPYLEYGTLTWMSSAATHLQRLERVERRVLRLLEDDNLQPPTQAAPLDPLEHRRDVAALVVFHKTQIQEVSHLARLRLPPRDAVRDTRTVLSSLEQVKVPRSRASQHQRTFVSRVSRLWNIFTATVPSVREMSTQRVKVAAHRWRGTLPTPLLV